The segment ATCGCGGCGCAATTAAGGCACCGGTGCAAAATCCCGCTCCGCCAATATTCAGACGCCCGACAGCTTCCCATGCGGTCGCATCCACACCAGAACTCAGGCGTTTCAGCCTTGCATCCTGTGCAAAAGCTGCTGTCGTGATGACAGCCATCATCAAAGTAAGAGCCACCCAACGCCGCACCGAAAGTCTCCAAATTTGCTATAATCAAGCAGCTACAGACGACTTGCGGCAAAATTAGGGCAAATGCGTTACCGCAGGCGGGGAATCGCAGGATCACGCCGGTTTACATCCGTAAACGCCGCCGGTTTCGGCCCTCCCGATGCCCAATCCAGCAGCTCAACCGTGTGCACCACCGGCACCGATGCCGCCGATCCGATCTGCATCATACAGCCGATATTGCCCGCCGCGATGACATCGGGGTTCTTGGCCTCAAGCGTGCGTAATTTACGCGCCTTCAACTGGCCTGAAATCTCGGGTTGCATCAGATTATACGTGCCTGCCGACCCACAGCACAAATGGCTGTCGGCGGGCTCCACCACCGTGAACCCCGCCTTTTTCAACAAATCCTTGGGAAAGGTTTTGATCTGCTGACCATGTTGCAAGGAACAGGCCGCATGATACGCCACCACCATGCCCTCGGGAATGACCGACGCGGTGCCGTGTGCAGGCGCATCCTGCTCCAGATCCATCAAAACTTCGGACACATCGCGGGCAATCGCCGACACCCTTGCCGCATCAGCCGCCAGCGGATCATTGCGGAACATATGCCCGTAGTCCTTAACCGTTGTACCGCAGCCCGACGTATTGATCACAATCGCGTCCAACCCTTCACCATCCATTTCGCGGCACCATGCGCGGATGTTCTTGGCGGCACTGGCGTGGCTTTCATCGGTTTTGCCCATGTGATGGGTCAAAGCCCCGCAACACCCTGCCCCTTCGGCCACCACAACTTCGGCCCCGAGCCGCGTCAAAAGACGGATCGTGGCGTCGTTGATATCGGTGTTCAACGCTTTTTGCGCACAGCCCGTCATCAGGGCAACGCGCTTGCGCTTTGGGCCAACGGCCGCGAAACTTTGTGGATCATCGTTACGGCTGACCGGCGGGATCACCTTGGGTGCCATTTCCAACATCGCCCTTAACCGTACATCCGGCATGAACCGCGCAAAGGGCCGTCCGATCTTGGCCCCCAGCAAGGCCACCCGAAACCGCATCGGATAGGGCAGGATCCGCGCTAACATCCAGCGCAAAGCCCGATCTGTGAAAGGGCGCTTGTACCGCTGGTCAATATATTCCCGCGCATGATCAACCAGATGCATATAATGCACGCCTGACGGACAGGTGGTCATACAGGCCAGACAAGACAGGCAACGGTCAATATGTTTGACCGTTTTCGCGTCCGGGTCGCGGTCATTTTCCAGCATATCCTTGATCAGATAAATCCGCCCCCGCGGGCTGTCCAATTCATCGCCCAAAACCTGATAGGTCGGGCACGTCGCCGTGCAAAACCCGCAATGCACACAAGACCGCAATATCTCGTTGCTACGTTGGATCGCCGGATCGCGCATCTGTGTGTCAGTAAATGTCGTCTGCATGAAAGCTCCGGTGATTATGTCGGGCGCACGGCGGCTACCCCTGTAAAAGATTGGCCGAGGCCAGACCGAACCACGGCATCGTTGTACCTGCCGCCCCGATGACGCCGGTCCAGCGTCGCATGCGCAGACCGCCGTCGACCTGACGCAGCTTTCGCGCACCATAGGCCAAAACGCCGATCCACGCGAACCAGATCAGCGCAATGGAAAGCACGGTCAGCGCCACATTGCGCCCCCACAGTTCCGCAAACCCGTAACGCAGCGCCAGCCCCGCACCCGCGCAAACCGCTGTCCCGACGCCGAGTGAACGCTGTTGTACGCGGCCTCGGGTCAAGCCGCGAAAGGCCAAAGGCCCCGCTACAAAAAACACGACAAAGAGTGCCGTAAGGATCATACGACCGCGCCCATCAGGCTTGGGCTAAACAACCCCTTAGGGTCGAACCGCGCCCGCAATCCAGCGGTCAATTTCGCCACACCTGCCGCTTCGGGATGAAACACCCCCAACTGCGCTTTGGTCTGCGCATCCGCACGGACAATCGTCGCATGTCCGTCAAATGGGCCAAGCCTTTTGCGCAGATCAGCTCCCTGTGCCATCCGCAGCCAAAGCAACCCGCCAGCCCAATCCAACACATGCGCCTGCGCACCGGCCTTGCCGATCAATGCTGGTGCCAGAGAGGGCTTGCAAGACACCCGCCAAACGTCGCCCTCGCCCCCGTGGAAAGCGGTCAGATCGCGCTGCTTGATCCAGAATGCATCGGAATCGGAGGACGCCAAAACCGTCATATGGTCCGCCTGGGCCCTCAGCAGCGTTTTCAACTGCTCGATCCGGTACGCAACACTGGCCTCGAACCCTTCCACCCGCAGCACGGTCTGCCGCGTTGCCGGATCATGCGCCGCACCTGTCACTTCAAACGGGCTGCCCATCGCACGGCTCATCGCCGTCACTGCCTGCGCGTCGTCCAACCCGTGCAACACCAGCGACGCCTGCGTCTCTACCCTTGGCAAAACCTTGAATGACACTTCGCTCAACACCCCCAAAGTGCCAAACGACCCCGCCATCAACTTTACCAGATCATAACCGGTGACATTCTTCATCACCCGCCCGCCGTTTTTCACAACAACGCCGCGCCCGTCGACATAGCGCACACCCAATAGGAAATCCCGCGCCGCCCCCACGTTGATCCGTCTTGGCCCGCTGACATTCGCGGCGAAAACACCGCCAATGGTTGCGTCACCTTGCCGTCCCATCACACCACAATGATCCATCGGCTCGAACGCCAATCGCTGGTTTTCTTTGGCCAACGACGCCTCGATCTCGGCCACCGGCGTGCCCGCCTGCGCCACCATGGTCAGCGCGCCGGGTTCATAAAGCGTAATGCCCGACAGCCCCGCAACGGACAAAGCCGCTCCCGCGCCCGCCATCCCGCGTGTATCGCCCCCCCGGATCGACAAGGGATCAACCGCGTCCGCGACACAGGCCGCCAGCTCTGCTTCACTCGCAACCATCATCTCTTTTTGGCCTTATATACTGTCCGCATTCTCATCCCCACCATCCTCAATCGCGACCACTCATTGCGCCGCCAAAACCACAGCACGCCGCGCTTCGGAAACATCCAGCGGGAACACCTTGGCCGGGTTCAACAACCACGCCGGATCAAACACATCTTTCACCGCCATCTGCGCTTCCAGATCCGCCGGTTCATATTGCACATGCATCAGATCACGCTTTTCAATTCCGACGCCGTGTTCGCCGGTCAAACAGCCCCCGACCTCAACACACAGCTTCAGGATTTCGGCACCGAATGCTTCGCACAGCTCCAGATCACCGGGCTTATTGGCATCGAACAGGATCAGCGGGTGCATATTGCCGTCGCCCGCATGAAATACGTTGCCTACCTTCAGCCCGAACTCTTCCGACATCTCGCCAATCCGCCGCAACACCATCGGCAGGGCCGACACCGGAATGGTCCCGTCCAGACACATATAATCGTTGATCTGCCCCATAGCACCAAAGGCCGACTTGCGCCCAAGCCAGATCTTCGCGCTTTCCTCTGCCGATTTACTTTCGCGCAGCTCCACAGGATTGTGCCGGCGCGCAATCTGCATAATCAGCTCCAGTTGGTGATCGATCTCGGCATCCGATCCTTCAACTTCGACAATTAACAAGGCCTCGCACATGGGGTACCCCGCCTTGGCAAACGCTTCTGTTGCTTCGATGCAGGGGCGATCCATAAATTCGATGGCGACAGGCAAAACGCCGGCCTTGATGATGTCGCTGACACAGGCACCCGCCACCTCATTGTCATCAAATCCCATCAGCACAGGTCGCGCCCCTTCAGGCTTGGGCAATATCCGCAAGGTGGCCTCGGTCACGACACCCAACTGACCTTCGGAGCCGCAGATAACCCCCAACAGGTCCAAACCGCCCGCGTCCAGATGACCGCCGCCAATCTCGATGATCTCCCCGTCCATCATCACCATGGTCACGCCCAACAAGTTGTTCGTTGTTACCCCGTATTTCAAACAATGCGCGCCCCCTGAATTCATCGCGATGTTGCCTGCGATGGCACAGGCCAGTTGCGAGGACGGGTCCGGCGCATAGAAAAATCCGTCCGTTTCGACGGCCCCCGTCACCGACAGGTTGGTGCGCCCTGTCTGCACCCGGACGAGCCGGTTGTCGTAATCCGTCTCGATCACATCACTCATGCGTGCGACGCCAAGGATCACACAATCCGCCGTGGGCAAGGCCCCACCCGCCAAAGACGTCCCCGACCCGCGCGGCACCACAGGCACGCCTTCCTGATGACAGATGCGCAAAACGTCCGAGACTTCTTGCGTGGTTGACGGCAAAACCGCGACCATTGGCGGGCAGCGGTAGGCCGTCAGCGCGTCACACTCATAGGCCCGCGTTTCACGTTCGTCGTGGATAACCGCATCTGCGGGCAGCACAGACTGCAACCGTGCAACGACCCGCGCCTTACGCGCAATCACTCTTTTATCCGGCGTTGGCATTTCCATATCGGCACCTCGGGTTTTGGTAAACTAATATTACCAATTATGAAAGCTGGCAAGATGCATCTCACCACTCTATGAGCATACCATGAACTGGACCGATCGCCTTGCCCTCTTTGCCCCTTTGGATTTTGTCGCCCTTGGCACGCTGTTCTGCGTCTGGCTTGTGATTGGCTGGCGCATCGAACACGCCAGCGCCCGTCAACCGTCGGTGTCGATGATCATGGCGAATTACCGGCGCGAATGGATGCAACAAATGCTGACCCGCGAGCCGCGCATTTTTGACGCCCAGACCATCGCCACGCTGCGCCAGGGCACCTCATTTTTCGCCTCGACCTCGATGATTGCAATCGGCGGCATTCTTGCGGTGATTGGTAATGCGAACAACCTTGCCGTGGTGGCACAGGATCTGACATTGGCGGCGCATCCCCCCATCGTTTGGGAAATCAAGCTGCTCTTGGTGGTGTTTTTTCTGACCAATGCATTTTTAAAATTCGTCTGGTCCAACCGGCTTTTCGGCTATTGCTCTGTGATAATGGGAGCGGTTCCGAATGATCCAACCGATCCGCGGGCACCAGAAATGGCCCGCAAAGCTGGCGAATTGAACGTCACAGCCGCGCGCAGCTTCAACCGTGGCCTGCGGGCTGTTTACTTTTCACTCGCCTCTGTTTGCTGGCTGGGCGGCCCTGTACTGCTGCTTGCTGGTGCAATAATGACACTTATCGTCATCTGGCGGCGGGAATTCGCTTCACAGTCGCGTGGCATCCTCTTGGAAAAATAGTACAGTAGATTACATACCACCCAACTCAATTGGTGATGTCATGTTTACACGCATTATTTCTTCGACCCTTGCATTGTTTCTTTCTTCAACCTTGGTCTTTGCCGACTCCCCACAGATCGAAAACGTAGCGGCCAGAAAATCGGGCAACTACTGGAGTTTTGATGTCACCTTAAAACATGGCGACACGGGGTGGGATCATTACGCAGATGCCTGGCGCGTTGTGGATATGGATGGCAACGAACTGGGTCTGCGCAATTTGGCGCATCCACATACCAACGAACAGCCTTTCACGCGCTCGCTGTCAGGCGTGGAAATTCCTGCGGGTATGACCGAAGTCGGCATTCAGGCCCGCGATAATATTTCTGGCTGGGGCAGCGAAATCAAAAGGGTTAAGCTGCGTTAAAACAGGCGGTGCCGTTAAACAACGGTGCCCCAAAAGCGGGCCGGCTCGCGTTCTAGCTGAACCAGATGCCATCATCAATTGCCGGCGCAACCAGTTGCTTGTTCTCGTCACTTTCGGAAAATGAGATCAACATCTGTTCGCGCGACACATCTTGGGCAGCTTGGGTCAGCCAGAAATCATAACCTGCCGCATCAGGAGAACGATCCAGCACGTTTTCATAGAGCAGGTCAATGAACTGGGCATCCCCAAGGGTTTCATTCTGTCCGTAAGTTCCTGAAAATTCGGCCGACGTTAAAAACTGCTCCGCGACGTCCAAAAGGGACAGCGCCCCGCTGTCGAGCTGTTGCATCCAGAATTCCAACCCCGCCTCGTCCGGCGTTCTGGCAAAGCTGGCCTGATACAGCCGGTAAGCCTGGCCACTGTTCCCTTCGATGTCCAGCGCAAGCATCCCATCGGAAAACTCTATCCTTTCCAGATTGGTCAGGATCACCTCAGGGGCAAAACCGGTTACGTTCAGGATGGGCCTGCCGAAACCGTCAATGTCGAGCACCGCGTCGGATCTCATAGCGTCCACCACAAGCGTGTCCAGGCCAGCACCACTTTCGATAAAGACAATGTTGTCCGTCAGCTGGATCAGGTCATCCGCCTCATCCCCAAGAAAGTAATGCTTGGCGGATGTTGCTGGTGTCTGTGGTGTTTCCTGAATTTGCGGCTCTTCAGGTTCGAGCAACGTGTCCAGCTGCACCGTCAATTCGATCACGTCGAATGGTTTCAATTCCAGCGCAATTTCGCTGGCATCGGCAAAAACCATATCCGTCAGCGTTACATCGACATCATGTTCGTTGTAGAAATACGGTTGCCCGTTCACCAGAACGCTTTTGGCCTCATCGCCAACGCTCCATTGCATTCCATTCGAGCTGTCCATATCCATCGAAATCTGCACCGCAGTTACTGGCGCAGCTGTCGGCAGATGGGCTGCCAGATCTAACGTGAACCCTGTCTCCTCCAGACTGCGCGAGGTAATGTAAAAAACCATCTCCTGCGCGTCCGCATAAGCCGTCACCGCAATTTCGGGCAAGCCGTTGCTAAATCCGGCCGAGACCAGTTCCTTGCCCACCAAGGCATCCGACATCAAATCGAAAACCGCGCCTTGGGCCGAATTAGTCAACCGCCCTTGCGCATCCAGCCGAACGCCTTCGTCCGTGTCCAGCGTCAAAGCTGTGCGCGAATGGTAATCCAATGCCCAAACATGGGCACCCTCTACACCAATCGCGATCATATTCGCGAATTGTTTGACCATACTGGAGCCCGCCACCATGCCATGCTGCGTATCGGCTGTGGTTTTCACGTTCCATTCCGTGATGCGCAGATCAAGATCGTCGCCAAGTCTGTCCGACCAGATGTCGAAATCCTTGTTGATGTTCTTTACCCCGCTGTCGAGGTCGGCAAATTCATAATCCAGCTTGTTGTAATAGTAGTGCTCGGTGACACCATCAATCGCGGCGCGCGCTTCCTCGCTCAGTTGATCAATGATCTGGTTGTTGGCCGCCTGATTGCGGGCCGCAAAATCGGAAACGCCGGGAACCGCAGGAAATTCCGACCCCAGATTGCCCGCCGTGCCCATCTGCACCAGAATGTCAGGCTGATCCGCCTCGGCCACCCCTGCCGCTGCCATCCCCCGCGCCAGCGCTTCGGCCCCAAGCGATGCTTTGATACCATATGAAGTCTCGCCCATTTCCCAATATTCGTTCCCCATCTGGAACGCGGCAATGACATCGCCATATTGTTGCATGGCCGCTGTGGCGAAGACTTCGATCTCCTGTGCGAAATCGGCGTAATCTTCAGCGCTGAGGTGCTTTGTGGGAATGATCAACGTCGCTTTGGTCGGGGTGCCGCTGGCTGTTGTGCGCACGCACCAGTCTAAAAACTCAACCAACTCGGCGCGCAAGGCCCCGCCGGGCATCTCGACAACATTGATCGCATCGACACCTTGCACCGGCAATTCACCGGCGGCGTTTGGCTTGCTCGGATCAAGGTCCGCCTGCCCACCGCCAAAGCGAACATTCTGCACGCCCAGAACCGTTGCCGCATCCGCAAACGCACCCGTCGGAATCCCGTCCTCTGTCAGCCCAAAAACCGCGTTTGCACCGAACATATCGCCCGAAACAAACTGGCCCGTTTTCTGCAGACTCGAAAGTGCCACAATCGGCATTGCTGGTTCCCCTTCACTCACAACCATCGCAAAAGACATTTCCAAGTCAATACGGCCCCCACCGTCCTGAAAATGCCCGAATTGAAGACAAACCTCCAAGCAAATCGTTGATAATAGATGAAATATGGCAATTTGAACAAAATTGGCCACATTTCCGCCTTACAATCAGACGGCCGGAAAAAGACTGTTCGTTAACCAGCAACAATAAAACCGCTGGACAGCGTCGAAATCAGATTTTCGAAGGGAGGAAAGCAGGTCGTGAAGGTCTAGAACGCGTAACGCGCAAAGGCCCAGATCATGGCGATATAGGTCAGTTGGTGCATCAGTTGGTCGAGGCCAAACGCACGCCAGTACGCGGCATCTGTGGGGCCATGTTTCTTGCGCTCGGAATGACACCCTTTGATCCAGTCGATGTGATAGTGGGCGACCCACTCAACTGCGCAGATAACAATGGAAAAAACCAATGGCGCGCCACAGATCTTGAGCGCGACAAAGGACAGGATCGCATGCAGAAAAGCATGTTCCGCCCGTCCGAAATGGACATAAGTGCTGCGCGCCGCCAACATGCGCGGGGTCTGCAAAAAGAAATCTG is part of the Sulfitobacter geojensis genome and harbors:
- a CDS encoding FAD-binding protein, whose translation is MMVASEAELAACVADAVDPLSIRGGDTRGMAGAGAALSVAGLSGITLYEPGALTMVAQAGTPVAEIEASLAKENQRLAFEPMDHCGVMGRQGDATIGGVFAANVSGPRRINVGAARDFLLGVRYVDGRGVVVKNGGRVMKNVTGYDLVKLMAGSFGTLGVLSEVSFKVLPRVETQASLVLHGLDDAQAVTAMSRAMGSPFEVTGAAHDPATRQTVLRVEGFEASVAYRIEQLKTLLRAQADHMTVLASSDSDAFWIKQRDLTAFHGGEGDVWRVSCKPSLAPALIGKAGAQAHVLDWAGGLLWLRMAQGADLRKRLGPFDGHATIVRADAQTKAQLGVFHPEAAGVAKLTAGLRARFDPKGLFSPSLMGAVV
- a CDS encoding DUF599 domain-containing protein, translated to MNWTDRLALFAPLDFVALGTLFCVWLVIGWRIEHASARQPSVSMIMANYRREWMQQMLTREPRIFDAQTIATLRQGTSFFASTSMIAIGGILAVIGNANNLAVVAQDLTLAAHPPIVWEIKLLLVVFFLTNAFLKFVWSNRLFGYCSVIMGAVPNDPTDPRAPEMARKAGELNVTAARSFNRGLRAVYFSLASVCWLGGPVLLLAGAIMTLIVIWRREFASQSRGILLEK
- a CDS encoding FAD-linked oxidase C-terminal domain-containing protein → MEMPTPDKRVIARKARVVARLQSVLPADAVIHDERETRAYECDALTAYRCPPMVAVLPSTTQEVSDVLRICHQEGVPVVPRGSGTSLAGGALPTADCVILGVARMSDVIETDYDNRLVRVQTGRTNLSVTGAVETDGFFYAPDPSSQLACAIAGNIAMNSGGAHCLKYGVTTNNLLGVTMVMMDGEIIEIGGGHLDAGGLDLLGVICGSEGQLGVVTEATLRILPKPEGARPVLMGFDDNEVAGACVSDIIKAGVLPVAIEFMDRPCIEATEAFAKAGYPMCEALLIVEVEGSDAEIDHQLELIMQIARRHNPVELRESKSAEESAKIWLGRKSAFGAMGQINDYMCLDGTIPVSALPMVLRRIGEMSEEFGLKVGNVFHAGDGNMHPLILFDANKPGDLELCEAFGAEILKLCVEVGGCLTGEHGVGIEKRDLMHVQYEPADLEAQMAVKDVFDPAWLLNPAKVFPLDVSEARRAVVLAAQ
- a CDS encoding DUF4214 domain-containing protein, which gives rise to MPIVALSSLQKTGQFVSGDMFGANAVFGLTEDGIPTGAFADAATVLGVQNVRFGGGQADLDPSKPNAAGELPVQGVDAINVVEMPGGALRAELVEFLDWCVRTTASGTPTKATLIIPTKHLSAEDYADFAQEIEVFATAAMQQYGDVIAAFQMGNEYWEMGETSYGIKASLGAEALARGMAAAGVAEADQPDILVQMGTAGNLGSEFPAVPGVSDFAARNQAANNQIIDQLSEEARAAIDGVTEHYYYNKLDYEFADLDSGVKNINKDFDIWSDRLGDDLDLRITEWNVKTTADTQHGMVAGSSMVKQFANMIAIGVEGAHVWALDYHSRTALTLDTDEGVRLDAQGRLTNSAQGAVFDLMSDALVGKELVSAGFSNGLPEIAVTAYADAQEMVFYITSRSLEETGFTLDLAAHLPTAAPVTAVQISMDMDSSNGMQWSVGDEAKSVLVNGQPYFYNEHDVDVTLTDMVFADASEIALELKPFDVIELTVQLDTLLEPEEPQIQETPQTPATSAKHYFLGDEADDLIQLTDNIVFIESGAGLDTLVVDAMRSDAVLDIDGFGRPILNVTGFAPEVILTNLERIEFSDGMLALDIEGNSGQAYRLYQASFARTPDEAGLEFWMQQLDSGALSLLDVAEQFLTSAEFSGTYGQNETLGDAQFIDLLYENVLDRSPDAAGYDFWLTQAAQDVSREQMLISFSESDENKQLVAPAIDDGIWFS
- a CDS encoding DUF3307 domain-containing protein, whose protein sequence is MDTALNTALLLLVLLQAKHMFADFFLQTPRMLAARSTYVHFGRAEHAFLHAILSFVALKICGAPLVFSIVICAVEWVAHYHIDWIKGCHSERKKHGPTDAAYWRAFGLDQLMHQLTYIAMIWAFARYAF
- the glcF gene encoding glycolate oxidase subunit GlcF; protein product: MQTTFTDTQMRDPAIQRSNEILRSCVHCGFCTATCPTYQVLGDELDSPRGRIYLIKDMLENDRDPDAKTVKHIDRCLSCLACMTTCPSGVHYMHLVDHAREYIDQRYKRPFTDRALRWMLARILPYPMRFRVALLGAKIGRPFARFMPDVRLRAMLEMAPKVIPPVSRNDDPQSFAAVGPKRKRVALMTGCAQKALNTDINDATIRLLTRLGAEVVVAEGAGCCGALTHHMGKTDESHASAAKNIRAWCREMDGEGLDAIVINTSGCGTTVKDYGHMFRNDPLAADAARVSAIARDVSEVLMDLEQDAPAHGTASVIPEGMVVAYHAACSLQHGQQIKTFPKDLLKKAGFTVVEPADSHLCCGSAGTYNLMQPEISGQLKARKLRTLEAKNPDVIAAGNIGCMMQIGSAASVPVVHTVELLDWASGGPKPAAFTDVNRRDPAIPRLR